From a region of the Streptomyces tirandamycinicus genome:
- a CDS encoding aminoglycoside phosphotransferase family protein, translating into MYTAQSSVSAPPRPRTLQAAGGPLLEPSTTGRTRRWPGAVGQPLSGRIDLSGPQGAQLRMAIASVHRICPEFNPVQVLRRSGRSVLLVGTTGRMTAVAKCLLDQSPAWSERFRHEIAAYRAFVRHRPPVRVPRLIAADPENCTLIVERMPGRPAALARHPSEAPPRADIRAALGAVARLNSWRPPAGTFDAPLDYASRFARYHELGLFTDRDLGDLQKLLHGLAHHGGRHGGLGQFCHGDALLSNILLAPTGPVLVDWEHAGWYLPGYDLATLWAVLGDAPVARRQVSQLAQQSGPAARDAFLVNLMLVLTREIRTYETAVQRTMREAPPAGSVPPPHTGLSSGEEQRLLLRRLHDDCALARRAVRAAVGTR; encoded by the coding sequence ATGTACACAGCACAGTCCTCCGTGTCCGCCCCGCCCCGCCCGCGCACCCTTCAGGCAGCCGGCGGGCCGTTGCTCGAACCCTCCACGACCGGCAGGACCCGGCGGTGGCCGGGGGCGGTCGGTCAACCGCTCAGCGGGAGAATCGACTTGTCCGGCCCGCAGGGCGCGCAGCTGCGCATGGCGATCGCCTCGGTGCACCGCATCTGCCCGGAGTTCAACCCGGTGCAGGTGCTGCGCAGGAGCGGTCGCTCGGTGCTGCTCGTCGGCACGACGGGGAGGATGACGGCCGTCGCCAAGTGCTTACTGGACCAGTCGCCGGCGTGGTCGGAGCGGTTCCGGCACGAGATAGCGGCATACCGTGCGTTCGTCCGGCACCGGCCGCCGGTGCGCGTGCCCCGGCTCATCGCCGCGGACCCGGAGAACTGCACGCTGATCGTCGAGCGGATGCCGGGGCGCCCCGCCGCCCTCGCCCGGCACCCCTCAGAGGCTCCGCCGCGCGCCGACATCCGGGCCGCGCTCGGGGCCGTCGCCCGGCTGAACTCATGGCGGCCGCCGGCCGGGACGTTCGACGCGCCGCTCGACTACGCGTCACGGTTCGCCCGGTACCACGAGCTCGGGCTCTTCACGGACCGTGATCTGGGTGATCTGCAGAAGCTGCTGCACGGGCTGGCGCACCACGGCGGGCGCCACGGCGGACTGGGCCAGTTCTGCCACGGCGACGCGCTGCTGTCGAACATCCTCCTCGCGCCGACGGGCCCGGTGCTCGTCGACTGGGAGCACGCGGGCTGGTATCTGCCGGGGTACGACCTGGCGACGCTCTGGGCGGTGCTGGGGGACGCCCCGGTGGCACGGCGCCAGGTCAGCCAGCTGGCCCAGCAGTCGGGCCCGGCGGCGCGCGACGCCTTCCTGGTGAACCTGATGCTGGTGCTGACGCGGGAGATCAGGACCTACGAGACGGCGGTGCAGCGGACGATGCGGGAGGCACCGCCGGCCGGCTCCGTTCCGCCGCCGCACACCGGGCTCTCCTCGGGTGAGGAGCAGCGGCTGCTGCTGCGGCGGCTGCACGATGACTGCGCGCTGGCACGGCGGGCCGTGCGCGCGGCGGTCGGCACCCGCTGA
- a CDS encoding PP2C family protein-serine/threonine phosphatase, translating to MPSHLFADRPAPQPPRRDSVDELISQTRRLRGDVDAVRRDAVVDDDDPQGRWERALCDLAVHQLDDLRTHLGQLKEGLPALPEPGGPAEEADEQARYENPPLHPDSLLSRVGSAEWNLLTDEVSWSEELHQIFGRPTAADPMTLDELPSVVFAEDQGLLTEMVTDCLVDGKPIDGEFRIVRSDGRVRTLHMMGEPVLDADGCTAAMWAVLRDVSELRRSQRAVRESQDTLTRRQHIDRTERRVATEMHEAVLPPWRGGRSLPGNGPAALDLAGHHFPSPSGALMASQWFDALELPGGRALLSVGDLTGHGAATTSTMAMLMGALRALAVAGIPPGPLMGHLNVLLDSSAQPTLGSTVCCHYDPATRVLSWAQAGHPAPLLFRGGTGHPLPQPDGVLLGATAGGAYEQDEIGLLPGDVLVLHTDGLTRGTGAAHDGTGHDRLLALAPGLTVARSAQDCVRLIVEEFDRGERQHDASLMVVRVAR from the coding sequence ATGCCGTCCCATCTGTTCGCGGACCGTCCCGCCCCGCAGCCTCCCCGGCGCGACTCGGTGGACGAGCTGATCTCGCAGACCCGGCGACTGCGCGGAGACGTGGACGCGGTGCGGCGGGACGCCGTGGTGGACGACGACGACCCCCAGGGACGCTGGGAGCGGGCCCTGTGCGACCTGGCAGTCCACCAACTCGACGATCTCCGTACGCACTTGGGTCAGCTCAAGGAGGGACTCCCCGCCCTGCCGGAGCCTGGCGGCCCGGCCGAAGAAGCGGATGAGCAGGCCCGGTACGAGAACCCGCCGCTGCATCCGGACTCGCTGCTCAGCCGGGTGGGCAGCGCCGAGTGGAACCTGCTGACGGACGAGGTCAGTTGGTCCGAGGAACTGCACCAGATCTTCGGACGTCCCACCGCCGCCGACCCGATGACGCTGGACGAGTTGCCCTCCGTGGTGTTCGCCGAGGACCAGGGGTTACTCACGGAGATGGTGACGGACTGCCTGGTCGACGGAAAGCCGATCGACGGGGAGTTCCGCATCGTCCGCAGCGACGGACGGGTCCGCACACTCCATATGATGGGCGAACCGGTCCTCGACGCCGACGGCTGCACCGCCGCGATGTGGGCGGTCCTCCGCGACGTCAGCGAACTGCGCAGATCCCAGCGCGCGGTGCGCGAATCCCAGGACACCCTCACCCGGCGGCAGCACATCGACCGCACCGAGCGCCGTGTGGCGACGGAGATGCACGAAGCGGTCCTTCCGCCGTGGCGCGGAGGGCGCAGCCTCCCCGGAAACGGCCCGGCGGCACTGGACCTGGCGGGCCACCACTTCCCGTCGCCCAGCGGGGCACTCATGGCCAGCCAGTGGTTCGACGCCCTGGAACTGCCCGGCGGACGAGCGCTGCTGAGCGTGGGCGACCTGACCGGTCACGGGGCCGCCACGACCTCCACCATGGCGATGCTGATGGGTGCACTTCGGGCTCTCGCCGTGGCCGGCATCCCTCCCGGCCCGCTGATGGGCCATCTCAACGTGCTGCTCGACTCCTCGGCACAGCCCACGCTCGGCAGCACCGTGTGCTGCCACTACGACCCCGCCACCCGGGTGCTCTCCTGGGCACAGGCGGGACACCCTGCCCCACTGCTGTTCCGCGGCGGGACGGGACACCCCCTGCCCCAGCCGGACGGCGTCCTGCTCGGCGCGACGGCCGGAGGGGCCTACGAGCAGGACGAGATCGGCCTGCTGCCCGGCGATGTGCTGGTTCTGCACACGGACGGACTGACGCGAGGAACGGGAGCCGCCCACGACGGCACCGGACACGACCGCCTGCTCGCCCTCGCCCCCGGCCTCACCGTCGCCCGGAGCGCACAGGACTGCGTGCGGCTGATCGTCGAGGAGTTCGACAGGGGCGAGCGTCAGCACGACGCCTCCCTGATGGTGGTCAGGGTCGCCCGATAG
- a CDS encoding AMIN-like domain-containing (lipo)protein, translating to MYRRPRLAAVAAGVLLTAGVGSTVPASAAPPRTTATEAAPATTLVTNARWGGHGSFDRFVIDLRGAQPHASVRPVKALRYDGTGHKVPLAGKHFLEVRLSPAAAHDDAGRSVYRGPKLLKIHLPTLKGLAMTGDFEGYVTFGAAFDSKPVYKTTRLHAPERIVIDVRRAPAGCGA from the coding sequence ATGTACCGCCGTCCACGCCTTGCGGCTGTCGCCGCCGGTGTTCTGCTCACCGCCGGGGTCGGGTCCACCGTCCCGGCCTCCGCCGCCCCGCCGCGCACCACGGCCACGGAGGCGGCTCCCGCCACGACTCTGGTGACCAACGCGCGCTGGGGCGGGCACGGTTCCTTCGACCGCTTCGTCATCGACCTCCGGGGCGCCCAGCCGCACGCATCGGTGCGACCGGTGAAGGCCCTGCGGTACGACGGCACGGGACACAAGGTCCCGCTCGCCGGGAAGCACTTCCTGGAGGTCAGACTCTCCCCCGCCGCCGCGCACGACGACGCGGGCCGCTCCGTCTACCGCGGGCCGAAACTGCTCAAGATCCACCTGCCCACGCTCAAGGGGCTCGCCATGACAGGGGACTTCGAGGGCTACGTCACGTTCGGGGCGGCCTTCGACTCCAAGCCGGTCTACAAGACCACGCGCCTCCACGCGCCCGAGCGAATCGTGATCGACGTGAGGCGTGCCCCCGCAGGGTGCGGCGCCTGA
- a CDS encoding FAD-dependent oxidoreductase, with amino-acid sequence MPRPLRVAVVGAGPAGIYAADALLKSEAAIDPGVSIDLFERLPAPFGLIRYGVAPDHPRIKGIITALHQVLDKPQIRVFGNVDYPGDIGLDDLRAFYDAVVFSTGANADRALGIPGIDLDGSYGAADFVSWYDGNPDVARTWPLEAEKVAVLGVGNVALDVARILAKTADELLPTEIPANVYDGLAANRAREVHVFGRRGPAQAKFSPMELRELDHSPSIEVIVNPEDIDYDEGSIATRRANKQADMVAKTLENWAIRDVGDRPHKLFLHFFESPVEVVGEDGRVTGLRTERTALDGSGNVTGTGEFRDWDVQAVYRAVGYLSEEIAKLPFDLGSGTVPHEAGRVVEAGRHLQSTYVTGWIKRGPVGLIGHTKGDANETVASLLDDHANDRLHTPSAPDPEAVVAFLEDRNVRYTTWDGWYRLDAAERALGEPEGRERVKIVDREGMLRASGA; translated from the coding sequence ATGCCTCGCCCCCTGCGGGTAGCTGTCGTAGGAGCCGGACCCGCGGGGATCTACGCCGCCGACGCCCTGCTGAAGTCCGAGGCCGCCATCGACCCGGGCGTGTCCATCGACCTCTTCGAGCGGCTGCCCGCCCCCTTCGGGCTGATCCGGTACGGCGTGGCGCCGGACCACCCGAGGATCAAGGGCATCATCACCGCCCTGCACCAGGTCCTCGACAAGCCGCAGATCCGGGTGTTCGGCAACGTCGACTACCCCGGCGACATCGGTCTCGACGACCTGCGCGCCTTCTACGACGCCGTCGTCTTCTCCACGGGAGCCAACGCCGACCGGGCGCTCGGGATACCCGGCATCGACCTCGACGGCTCGTACGGCGCGGCCGACTTCGTGTCCTGGTACGACGGCAACCCGGACGTGGCCCGCACCTGGCCGCTGGAGGCGGAGAAGGTGGCGGTGCTCGGCGTCGGCAACGTCGCGCTCGATGTGGCGCGCATCCTCGCCAAGACCGCCGACGAGCTGCTGCCCACGGAGATCCCGGCGAACGTATACGACGGGCTGGCCGCGAACAGGGCGCGCGAGGTGCACGTGTTCGGGCGCCGCGGTCCCGCGCAGGCGAAGTTCAGCCCCATGGAGCTGCGCGAACTGGACCACTCGCCCAGCATCGAGGTCATCGTCAACCCCGAGGACATCGACTACGACGAAGGGTCCATCGCCACGCGCCGCGCCAACAAGCAGGCGGACATGGTCGCCAAGACGCTGGAGAACTGGGCGATCCGCGACGTCGGCGACCGGCCGCACAAGCTGTTCCTCCACTTCTTCGAGTCCCCGGTCGAGGTCGTGGGCGAGGACGGCAGGGTGACGGGGCTGCGCACCGAGCGGACGGCCCTCGACGGCAGCGGGAACGTCACCGGTACGGGCGAGTTCCGCGACTGGGACGTGCAGGCGGTGTACCGGGCGGTCGGCTATCTCTCCGAGGAGATCGCCAAGCTGCCCTTCGACCTCGGCAGCGGCACGGTGCCGCACGAGGCGGGCCGCGTCGTCGAGGCCGGGCGGCATCTGCAGTCGACCTACGTCACCGGCTGGATCAAGCGCGGCCCCGTCGGCCTCATCGGCCACACCAAGGGCGACGCCAACGAGACGGTCGCGAGCCTCCTCGACGACCACGCCAACGACCGCCTGCACACGCCGTCGGCGCCGGACCCCGAGGCGGTCGTCGCCTTCCTCGAGGACCGGAACGTGCGCTACACCACGTGGGACGGCTGGTACCGGCTCGACGCGGCCGAGCGCGCGCTGGGCGAGCCCGAGGGCCGCGAGCGGGTGAAGATCGTGGACCGCGAAGGCATGCTCCGCGCGAGCGGCGCCTGA
- a CDS encoding glutamate synthase subunit beta, which produces MTDPRGFLSIPRRPVPPRPVEERLGDWQEVYAGQALLPLVSEQARRCMDCGIPFCHSGCPLGNLIPEWNAYASRGDWRAAAERLHATNNFPEFTGRLCPAPCEDACVLAINADPVTIKNVEQTIADEAWERGYAPPQPPQRLSGKTVAVIGSGPAGLAAAQQLTRTGHTVVVYEREDRPGGLLRYGIPEFKMEKRHLDRRIEQMREEGTKFRTGVDVGGELDAAELRRRHDALIVAVGATEQRELPVPGRELDGIHQAMDYLTYANRVQEGDYAAPPVSAEGRHAVIVGGGDTASDCLGTVLRQGALSAVQLDINPEPAETRPDAQPWPVTHPKVYRISHAHAEARGREGMDPRLFSSATLQFEGDASGRVRALCLTEVEPAARSPLPGTERVLPADLVLIALGFSGPEQGSGLMEQLGLTVDERGNFARDGAFAALPARPPRRSRKSRPSGRDASAKRGSPTGGEYDRAGGLGRATGQTPADGVFIAGDAGRGQSLVVWAIAEGRAAAAAADRYLTGATVLPAPIAPRDRPLVA; this is translated from the coding sequence ATGACCGACCCACGCGGCTTCCTCAGCATCCCCCGGCGGCCCGTCCCGCCGCGCCCGGTCGAGGAGCGCCTGGGCGACTGGCAGGAGGTCTACGCGGGGCAGGCGCTGCTCCCGCTCGTGTCCGAGCAGGCCAGACGCTGCATGGACTGCGGCATCCCGTTCTGCCACAGCGGCTGCCCACTGGGCAATCTCATCCCGGAGTGGAACGCGTACGCCTCGCGCGGCGACTGGCGCGCCGCGGCGGAACGGCTGCACGCGACCAACAACTTCCCCGAGTTCACCGGAAGGCTCTGCCCGGCGCCCTGCGAGGACGCGTGCGTCCTGGCGATCAACGCGGACCCGGTGACGATCAAGAACGTCGAGCAGACCATCGCCGACGAGGCGTGGGAGCGGGGGTACGCACCGCCGCAGCCGCCGCAGCGCCTGAGCGGCAAGACCGTCGCCGTCATCGGGTCCGGTCCCGCGGGACTGGCGGCGGCGCAGCAGCTGACCCGTACGGGCCACACCGTGGTCGTCTACGAGCGCGAGGACCGGCCGGGCGGGCTACTCCGCTACGGCATACCCGAGTTCAAGATGGAGAAGCGCCATCTCGACCGCCGCATCGAGCAGATGCGGGAGGAGGGCACCAAGTTCCGGACGGGTGTGGACGTCGGCGGCGAGCTGGACGCGGCCGAGCTCAGGCGGCGCCATGACGCGTTGATCGTCGCCGTGGGCGCGACCGAGCAGCGCGAGCTGCCGGTGCCGGGCCGCGAGCTGGACGGGATCCACCAGGCCATGGACTACCTGACGTACGCGAACCGGGTGCAGGAGGGCGACTACGCCGCTCCCCCGGTGAGCGCCGAGGGCAGGCACGCCGTGATCGTGGGAGGCGGGGACACCGCCTCCGACTGCCTCGGCACCGTCCTGCGTCAGGGCGCGCTCTCCGCGGTGCAGTTGGACATCAATCCGGAGCCCGCGGAGACCCGGCCGGATGCCCAGCCGTGGCCCGTGACACATCCGAAGGTGTACCGGATCTCCCATGCCCATGCGGAAGCACGGGGACGCGAGGGAATGGATCCCAGGCTGTTCTCGTCGGCGACCCTGCAGTTCGAAGGCGATGCCTCCGGGCGCGTACGGGCACTGTGCCTCACGGAGGTGGAACCGGCTGCGAGGAGCCCGCTGCCGGGAACGGAGCGGGTGCTGCCGGCGGACCTGGTACTGATCGCCCTGGGCTTCTCGGGCCCCGAGCAGGGCTCCGGCCTGATGGAGCAGCTGGGGCTGACCGTGGACGAGCGGGGGAACTTCGCCCGCGACGGCGCCTTCGCCGCCCTCCCGGCCCGGCCGCCCCGGAGGTCCCGGAAGTCCCGGCCGTCCGGCCGGGACGCGTCCGCAAAACGGGGCTCCCCGACGGGTGGGGAGTACGACCGGGCGGGAGGACTGGGGCGCGCGACCGGGCAGACGCCGGCGGACGGCGTGTTCATCGCCGGCGACGCGGGGCGCGGGCAGTCCCTGGTGGTCTGGGCCATCGCGGAGGGACGGGCGGCCGCCGCGGCGGCGGACCGCTACCTCACCGGTGCCACCGTGCTGCCGGCGCCCATCGCACCCCGGGACCGGCCCCTGGTCGCCTGA
- a CDS encoding transglycosylase domain-containing protein, with translation MSVETQPPRSRLRWSAPPRGRLIDYPRRGRQGLRRWLPSWKLLLGALSTAVAALLALFAAVYAYVDIPSENAAARQEANVYYWADGTQMVSVGAVNRQNVPLSRIPVSVRNAAIAAENAGFYEDSGVSVSGLARAAANMARGRETQGGSTITQQYVKNTYLSQEQTLSRKVQEFCIALKLDSRTTKDDILQGYLNTSWFGRGAYGIQAAADAYYGIAAEKLNPSQGAFMAALLKGGNDYDPALGAGHRRRAQERWSWILDRQVELGLMSAEERARYTVFPAPRAQSKSTNLSGQTGYLVDIAKRYVKKRTDLTDADLDRGGYRIHTTFDRAAVQQLDRSVREVLTRHIDPKTRAADRHVQVGAASVRPDDGAIVAVYGGPDATTHFTNNADTSGVPAGSVFKPFVLAAALQHGVVADDGSVRAVSTESTFDESGRLTTGLPPVRQDGVFVSPLAGTRGSLTLRRAMADGFNAPFERLGSATGLSRVEDMAVGAGMLRSSMAPRTGEFPLGTSSPSAIRVAGSYATFASDGVRHEPYSVTRVLRGDDPVAGFTPPASRRVMNPEVALGVTSVLEDTAFGTAAAPAATALGRFAGAATGRSDTQRAAWFAGYTGNLSTAVTMFRSQPGKPLLPMAGTGGEGTVRGSLFPARIWADYMTSDPLRKVAPLPAAAPEAVPTAPSRG, from the coding sequence ATGAGCGTAGAGACCCAGCCGCCCCGCTCGCGCCTCCGGTGGAGCGCGCCGCCGCGCGGCCGCCTGATCGACTACCCGCGCCGGGGGAGACAGGGTCTGCGCCGCTGGCTTCCCTCCTGGAAGCTGCTGCTGGGCGCCCTCTCGACCGCCGTCGCCGCACTCCTGGCGCTCTTCGCCGCCGTTTACGCCTATGTCGACATTCCGAGCGAGAACGCGGCGGCTCGCCAGGAGGCCAACGTGTACTACTGGGCCGACGGCACCCAGATGGTGAGTGTGGGCGCGGTGAACCGGCAGAACGTGCCGCTGTCGCGCATCCCGGTCTCCGTGCGCAACGCCGCCATCGCGGCCGAGAACGCCGGATTCTACGAGGACTCCGGCGTATCCGTCTCCGGTCTCGCGCGGGCCGCCGCGAACATGGCCAGGGGCCGGGAGACCCAGGGCGGCTCCACCATCACCCAGCAGTACGTGAAGAACACCTACCTCTCGCAGGAGCAGACACTGTCCCGCAAGGTGCAGGAGTTCTGCATCGCGCTCAAGCTCGACAGCCGCACGACCAAGGACGACATCCTCCAGGGGTACCTGAACACCAGCTGGTTCGGCCGCGGCGCCTATGGGATCCAGGCCGCCGCCGACGCCTACTACGGCATCGCCGCCGAGAAGCTGAACCCCAGTCAGGGAGCCTTCATGGCGGCGCTGCTGAAGGGAGGCAACGACTACGACCCGGCGCTCGGTGCGGGCCATCGCCGGCGCGCGCAGGAGCGATGGTCGTGGATCCTGGACCGCCAGGTCGAACTGGGCCTGATGAGCGCGGAGGAGCGGGCCCGGTACACGGTCTTCCCGGCACCCCGCGCCCAGTCCAAGTCCACCAACCTGAGCGGCCAGACCGGGTATCTCGTGGACATCGCCAAGCGTTACGTCAAGAAGCGGACGGACCTCACCGACGCCGACCTCGACCGGGGCGGCTACCGGATCCACACCACGTTCGACCGTGCGGCCGTCCAGCAACTCGACCGCTCGGTCCGTGAGGTCCTCACGCGGCACATCGACCCGAAGACCCGGGCGGCGGACCGCCACGTCCAGGTGGGCGCCGCCTCCGTGCGGCCCGACGACGGCGCGATCGTCGCCGTCTACGGCGGGCCCGACGCCACCACGCACTTCACCAACAACGCCGACACCTCCGGGGTGCCCGCGGGCTCGGTCTTCAAGCCGTTCGTCCTCGCCGCCGCCCTCCAGCACGGCGTCGTGGCCGACGACGGCTCCGTGCGGGCGGTGTCCACCGAGAGCACCTTCGACGAGTCCGGCCGGCTGACCACCGGCCTCCCGCCGGTTCGGCAGGACGGCGTCTTCGTGTCCCCGCTCGCCGGCACCCGCGGCTCCCTCACCCTGCGCAGGGCGATGGCCGACGGCTTCAACGCCCCCTTCGAGCGCCTGGGTTCGGCCACCGGGCTGTCCAGGGTCGAGGACATGGCCGTGGGCGCCGGCATGCTCCGCAGCAGCATGGCGCCCCGCACCGGGGAGTTTCCGCTGGGCACCTCCTCGCCCAGTGCGATCCGGGTGGCGGGCTCGTACGCGACCTTCGCGAGCGACGGCGTGCGGCACGAGCCCTACTCCGTCACCAGGGTGCTCCGCGGGGACGACCCCGTCGCCGGGTTCACGCCACCGGCGTCACGGCGCGTCATGAACCCGGAGGTGGCCCTGGGCGTCACCTCCGTGCTGGAGGACACCGCCTTCGGCACCGCGGCGGCGCCCGCCGCGACGGCCCTCGGCCGTTTCGCCGGGGCCGCCACGGGCCGAAGCGACACCCAGCGCGCCGCGTGGTTCGCCGGGTACACCGGGAACCTGTCCACGGCCGTGACGATGTTCCGTTCCCAGCCCGGCAAACCGCTGCTCCCCATGGCCGGCACGGGCGGTGAGGGAACGGTGCGCGGCAGCCTCTTCCCGGCGCGGATCTGGGCGGACTACATGACCTCGGACCCCCTGCGGAAGGTCGCGCCGCTGCCCGCCGCGGCCCCGGAGGCCGTTCCCACCGCGCCGTCACGGGGGTAG
- a CDS encoding alpha/beta hydrolase — translation MRRTARGRTAGLRGALYRALTAGGAPITRHGGARRAGTYRRRWTALLSAVLLAVAAGAGLPTAAADDGGPATRSRGTAASIPASVPEGLRPFYTQRIDWEICGRGVQCGRLEVPLDYADPAAGTIRLSLARVRAADPAARLGSLVYNPGGPGVSGVDAVKSAPEPPTTPALAARYDLVGFDPRGVGESIPVYCPPGSAAGDTDPADITPDTPAEVDGLVRSARETAAACRAGTGQHLGHVSTLETARDMDVLRAVLGDPRLTYLGVSYGTYLGTLYADLFPDRVGRLVLDAAVDPRLDALESLRGQAAGFQGALDAFLADCASRPECPLGTDPAEAAGRLTELLARLDRAPLPAGGTSLLDRDSAVVIMAQALYAKDSWPALESALGAALAGNGTEFAGLVETSPDAASDRSFEAISCLDLPPAAASAEDVRAALPSFRAASPVFGEWLAWSGLSCTDWPVEAVGAPRTVSAPGTGPILVVGTTRDPATPYHWAEALAGQLESGVLLTREGDGHSAYNVGSACVDRAVDRYLIEGRPPADGTRCTR, via the coding sequence GTGCGCCGCACGGCCCGGGGCCGGACGGCCGGGCTGCGGGGCGCGCTGTACCGGGCGCTCACCGCCGGCGGCGCGCCGATCACACGGCACGGCGGCGCCCGCCGGGCGGGCACGTACCGGCGGCGATGGACGGCGCTTCTGTCGGCCGTGCTTCTCGCCGTGGCCGCCGGAGCGGGGCTGCCGACCGCGGCCGCCGACGACGGCGGCCCGGCCACTCGGTCGCGGGGCACCGCGGCGAGCATCCCCGCCTCCGTACCGGAAGGGCTCCGCCCGTTCTACACGCAGCGGATCGACTGGGAGATCTGCGGCAGGGGCGTCCAGTGCGGCCGGCTGGAGGTGCCGCTGGACTACGCCGACCCGGCCGCGGGCACCATCCGGCTGTCCCTCGCCCGGGTGCGGGCGGCCGATCCCGCCGCCCGGCTCGGCTCGCTGGTCTACAACCCCGGAGGACCGGGTGTGTCGGGCGTCGACGCCGTGAAGTCCGCTCCCGAGCCGCCCACCACACCCGCGCTGGCCGCCCGGTACGACCTGGTGGGCTTCGACCCGCGCGGTGTCGGGGAGAGCATTCCGGTGTACTGCCCGCCCGGCAGCGCGGCCGGTGACACCGACCCGGCCGACATCACCCCGGACACCCCGGCCGAGGTGGACGGACTGGTCCGGTCCGCCCGGGAGACCGCCGCCGCCTGCCGCGCCGGTACGGGGCAGCACCTGGGCCATGTGTCCACCCTGGAGACGGCTCGGGACATGGACGTGCTCCGCGCCGTGCTGGGCGATCCCCGGCTGACGTACCTGGGCGTCTCCTACGGCACGTATCTGGGGACCCTGTACGCCGACCTCTTCCCGGACCGGGTCGGCCGGCTGGTCCTCGACGCCGCGGTCGACCCCCGACTCGACGCACTGGAGTCGCTGCGCGGTCAGGCCGCCGGATTCCAGGGGGCACTGGACGCCTTCCTCGCCGACTGCGCGAGCCGACCGGAGTGCCCCCTCGGCACCGATCCGGCCGAGGCCGCCGGGCGCCTTACGGAACTGCTCGCGCGGCTGGACCGCGCCCCGCTGCCGGCGGGCGGAACCTCACTCCTCGACCGGGACAGCGCAGTCGTGATCATGGCGCAGGCGCTGTACGCCAAGGACTCCTGGCCCGCGCTGGAGTCCGCGCTCGGCGCGGCCCTCGCCGGCAACGGGACGGAGTTCGCCGGGCTGGTCGAGACGTCCCCCGACGCCGCGTCCGACCGGTCCTTCGAGGCCATCTCGTGCCTGGACCTGCCGCCCGCCGCGGCCTCCGCCGAGGACGTGCGAGCCGCGCTGCCCTCCTTCCGCGCGGCCTCCCCCGTGTTCGGCGAGTGGCTCGCCTGGAGCGGACTGAGCTGCACGGACTGGCCGGTCGAGGCCGTCGGCGCGCCCCGTACGGTCAGCGCACCGGGCACCGGGCCGATCCTGGTCGTGGGCACCACACGGGACCCGGCCACGCCGTACCACTGGGCCGAGGCCCTGGCCGGGCAGCTGGAGTCCGGCGTGCTGCTGACCCGCGAAGGCGACGGCCACAGCGCGTACAACGTGGGCAGCGCTTGCGTCGACCGGGCCGTCGACAGGTATCTGATCGAGGGCCGGCCGCCCGCGGACGGCACCCGCTGCACCCGATGA
- a CDS encoding TetR/AcrR family transcriptional regulator, translating into MARQSYHHGDLRRAILDAAIEAIGESGPGAMSLRELARRVGVSHAAPQHHFGDKAGLLTAVACQGFELLADALTEAGGELLDVGTAYVDFAVTHRAHFDLMFQPKLYHADAPEVRAARERAGLALAGGLQRMPAGPGTASAHAPLAAWSIVHGFATLWLAGALPEDMGDDPAAAARPVIELLFARGG; encoded by the coding sequence ATGGCGCGTCAGTCCTACCACCACGGCGACCTGCGCAGGGCGATTCTCGACGCGGCGATCGAGGCGATCGGCGAATCCGGTCCGGGTGCCATGAGCCTCCGGGAGCTGGCCCGCCGGGTGGGGGTCTCGCACGCCGCTCCGCAGCACCACTTCGGCGACAAGGCCGGGCTGCTGACCGCGGTGGCGTGCCAGGGCTTCGAGCTCCTCGCCGACGCGCTGACCGAGGCCGGCGGTGAACTCCTGGACGTGGGCACGGCCTACGTGGACTTCGCCGTGACACACCGGGCGCACTTCGACCTGATGTTCCAGCCGAAGCTGTACCACGCGGACGCTCCGGAGGTACGCGCCGCGCGTGAGCGGGCCGGTCTGGCGCTGGCCGGGGGACTGCAGCGGATGCCCGCCGGCCCGGGTACCGCGTCCGCTCACGCGCCCCTGGCCGCCTGGTCGATCGTGCACGGCTTCGCCACGCTCTGGCTGGCCGGAGCCCTGCCGGAGGACATGGGGGACGATCCCGCAGCGGCCGCACGACCGGTGATCGAGCTCCTCTTCGCCCGCGGGGGGTAG